CCCACAAGCTGCGGCTCAGGCATCCAGCGGCACTCGACAATGTGAACTCCCCGCTGGATCTGGAAGAGGCCTTCAGCAAACTGCGAGCCGGTGTCTCACCCAAGACGATCCACCTCTGCGGCATTCCGGGAGAACGTAGCTATGTCTCACTAGCCACCACGACGGGCGGCCTTCTGGCCGAATTGGCCTTCATCCACCGATGGAAGGGTCCATGGGAAAGCTTGGAGATCATCCGGAACGGCGAGCTTCTGTCACCGGGCGCACTGATCCGGAGCGGGGATCAGATCCTCATTCAAGGTGAACTCTCAGGATCCCCTTAACGGGTTCGAATCCAGAAGCCCTTCGGAATCGCGGTCTCCCAAGGCACGAACTGCTTCATCAGCTCCGGATTTTCCTTCACCAGAGCAAAGGACGGAACGATGACTTCGAAACGATCCGAATTCAGCAGGATTGCCTCCAAGGCATACTGTTCGTTCCACGACCACTGCATCTCGAACAGCATGTGCTCGTCCGCATCGTAGGGCGTGAACACGTCGTGGAAATGGACGTAAACCCCGGACGGCAGAAGAGGTAAGACGTAGTTGAAGACGTAAACCAGATCACTCTGGGTCTTCAGCACGTGGGTGGAATCGATGAAGAGGATGTCGTTTGCCGAGAAACTCCGGAAGAGACTCGTGTCCAGATCCTCAATCTTCTCCTTCAGCAACTTTCCGGCCAAGGGATAATTCAGCAGGCGCTCGGAAGGATAGGGCTCGATGTGGAGGATCTCCACGGGATGACCTTCCGCCGCATTCATGTTCGCCGCCGTGGTCATGACCATCGAGCTGAAGCCCGAACCGGCCTCCACCACCCGCTTCGGCTTGAG
The Luteolibacter rhizosphaerae DNA segment above includes these coding regions:
- a CDS encoding class I SAM-dependent methyltransferase, with the translated sequence MSETRRNAFGLLCDFITPRIPLPLVKRFLDGFNRSLELRNWSQFHVRPYNFACPIVDPTEVDPGKLKARGALGDTLLDYGKIEPLVRVIQPYAKEIHHFPVEPDGKSPYWFKNNAYDAYDATILHGLIRHLKPKRVVEAGSGFSSMVMTTAANMNAAEGHPVEILHIEPYPSERLLNYPLAGKLLKEKIEDLDTSLFRSFSANDILFIDSTHVLKTQSDLVYVFNYVLPLLPSGVYVHFHDVFTPYDADEHMLFEMQWSWNEQYALEAILLNSDRFEVIVPSFALVKENPELMKQFVPWETAIPKGFWIRTR